Proteins encoded by one window of Synechococcus sp. MVIR-18-1:
- a CDS encoding CO2 hydration protein, which translates to MTASKITDVPTIPTLPDREELIRRLLSDQPLLADTPDHLLQIVNVLDSYGIVLDAYSRNLVNQGETQLLNPFPVMRFFHEGFSVERLWQHLRGDRINFEYAEYCQKAMFWHGTGGMDAYFDSEPFLETCQKIIALRSRRDPLLALVHRLYPGFAPEAIRSMATIYALGLFWRVMSDLFLDLSRKYRNGEIVSVNDAVHHIRDGLVAAAGDPMTYKVTVGNEEVWVLPPEAGLTFLVDVAVPYVEAVFFRGMPFLGTVSYNAQARQISADIGDFKYGALYADPIPSMGAGIPPSLCMQDMYRNLPEELSDWYMSHGRGMHDVHVQICISFQKSMFCVTNGAISGTMPHPLDTTDADQQQANRAYAESWSERLMGCQRGALL; encoded by the coding sequence ATGACTGCTTCCAAGATCACTGATGTCCCAACAATTCCCACCCTCCCTGATCGTGAAGAGCTGATTCGTCGCTTGCTTTCTGACCAACCTTTATTGGCTGATACGCCTGATCATCTTCTCCAGATTGTTAATGTTCTCGATAGCTACGGGATCGTTCTTGATGCCTACAGCCGCAACCTTGTGAATCAGGGCGAAACTCAGCTTTTGAATCCATTTCCAGTGATGCGATTCTTTCACGAGGGTTTCAGTGTTGAACGCTTATGGCAGCACCTTCGCGGTGATCGCATCAACTTTGAGTATGCCGAGTATTGCCAGAAAGCAATGTTTTGGCACGGTACTGGCGGAATGGATGCTTATTTCGATTCCGAGCCTTTTCTGGAGACCTGTCAGAAAATCATTGCTTTGCGAAGTCGCAGGGATCCATTGTTGGCATTGGTGCATCGGCTTTATCCAGGCTTTGCGCCTGAGGCCATTCGATCGATGGCCACCATTTATGCCCTTGGTCTGTTTTGGCGGGTGATGAGTGACCTCTTCCTTGACCTGTCTCGTAAATATCGCAATGGTGAAATTGTGTCTGTTAATGATGCTGTTCATCACATCAGAGATGGTTTAGTTGCTGCCGCTGGAGATCCGATGACTTACAAAGTCACGGTGGGGAATGAAGAGGTTTGGGTTCTACCACCAGAGGCAGGACTGACATTTTTGGTTGATGTGGCGGTGCCTTACGTGGAGGCTGTCTTTTTTAGGGGTATGCCCTTCCTTGGGACTGTGTCCTACAACGCTCAGGCGCGACAGATTTCAGCTGACATCGGCGATTTCAAGTACGGAGCCTTGTACGCAGATCCCATCCCGAGCATGGGAGCGGGGATTCCTCCAAGTTTGTGCATGCAAGACATGTACCGAAATCTTCCTGAGGAGCTCAGTGATTGGTACATGTCGCATGGCAGGGGCATGCATGATGTTCATGTTCAGATCTGCATCAGTTTTCAAAAATCGATGTTTTGTGTCACGAATGGTGCGATCTCAGGCACCATGCCTCATCCCCTTGATACGACAGATGCTGATCAGCAACAAGCCAATCGTGCTTACGCTGAATCATGGTCTGAGCGGTTGATGGGATGTCAGCGAGGAGCTCTTCTCTAA
- a CDS encoding NADH-quinone oxidoreductase subunit M, with product MILTLLLVIPFLGALLLSLWPQGSTPAQLRRLTLVILSVQCLASFAVLFWFDPSNPGLQLQEQLPWLPSVGLDYSLAIDGISLPLVLMNAVLCLVAAVASRKIENRPRIYFALLLIISGAVNGAFLAQNLLLFFLFYELELIPLWLLIAIWGGANRAYASTKFLIVTAVSGILILGAFLGIALVTGSVDFGIRPILSGEMGLTSQLLLMGALLIGFGIKIPLFPFHTWLPDAHTEASTPVSVLLAGVLLKLGTYGLLRFCLGLFPEAWEVAAPWLALWAAISVLYGSLAAIAQSDMKRMVAYSSVGHMGYVLLAAAAATPLGLIGALFQMVSHGLISAILFLAVGVVYERTGTRDLNVLRGLLNPQRGLPLTGTLMIVGVMASAGIPGMAGFISEFLVFRGSLQPFPIATLLCMVGSGLTAVYFLLLVNRAFFGRLAIAAGRVSNPTILSVVPLHEQLPAIALSFIVLLLGLAPDLLVGMSQAATTGLSELALLPITGGLS from the coding sequence ATGATTCTTACCCTGCTACTTGTTATTCCTTTCCTCGGGGCTCTGTTGCTGTCCCTATGGCCTCAAGGATCAACGCCAGCTCAACTAAGACGTCTGACCCTGGTCATCCTTTCCGTTCAATGCCTTGCCAGTTTTGCGGTGCTGTTCTGGTTTGATCCGAGCAACCCTGGCTTGCAGCTTCAGGAGCAATTGCCGTGGCTTCCCAGTGTTGGGCTCGACTATTCCCTGGCGATCGATGGAATTTCCCTACCTTTAGTTTTGATGAATGCAGTGCTCTGTCTTGTGGCAGCTGTGGCATCGAGAAAGATTGAGAATCGTCCAAGAATTTATTTTGCGCTTTTATTAATCATCAGTGGCGCTGTCAATGGAGCCTTTTTAGCTCAAAATCTTTTGCTCTTTTTCTTGTTTTATGAGCTTGAACTCATCCCGCTTTGGCTCTTGATCGCGATCTGGGGTGGTGCCAATCGAGCCTATGCGTCCACGAAGTTTCTGATTGTTACTGCAGTTTCTGGGATCTTGATTTTGGGAGCATTCCTTGGGATTGCACTCGTCACTGGAAGCGTTGATTTTGGAATCCGACCGATCTTGTCGGGAGAGATGGGTCTCACCTCACAATTGTTGCTGATGGGGGCACTGTTGATCGGGTTTGGGATCAAGATCCCTCTCTTTCCATTTCACACCTGGCTTCCTGATGCTCACACTGAAGCGTCAACTCCAGTGTCGGTTCTTTTGGCAGGAGTTCTCCTCAAGCTCGGGACCTATGGGTTGTTGCGGTTTTGTCTGGGTCTCTTCCCTGAGGCTTGGGAGGTTGCAGCCCCCTGGTTGGCTCTCTGGGCAGCGATTTCTGTGCTGTATGGCTCCTTAGCTGCAATTGCTCAATCGGATATGAAGCGCATGGTGGCTTACAGCTCTGTGGGACATATGGGATACGTCTTGCTTGCTGCTGCCGCTGCAACGCCATTGGGTTTGATCGGTGCGCTCTTCCAAATGGTGAGCCACGGTTTGATTTCAGCGATCCTTTTTCTCGCTGTAGGTGTTGTTTATGAACGAACAGGCACAAGAGATCTGAATGTTCTTCGGGGACTCCTTAATCCTCAGCGTGGCTTACCCCTCACTGGAACCCTGATGATTGTGGGTGTGATGGCAAGTGCTGGAATCCCAGGCATGGCAGGTTTTATATCTGAATTCCTTGTTTTCAGAGGAAGTCTTCAGCCCTTTCCAATCGCCACTTTGCTTTGCATGGTGGGGTCAGGTTTGACAGCTGTGTATTTCTTGTTGCTTGTGAATCGAGCCTTCTTTGGACGCTTGGCTATTGCTGCAGGCCGAGTCTCTAATCCCACCATTCTTTCCGTTGTGCCGCTCCATGAGCAGCTTCCGGCGATTGCACTGTCCTTCATCGTGCTGCTCCTGGGTCTTGCTCCAGATCTTTTGGTTGGAATGAGTCAGGCGGCAACAACAGGTCTCAGCGAATTAGCGCTCTTACCCATCACAGGAGGACTTTCATGA
- a CDS encoding 2Fe-2S iron-sulfur cluster-binding protein, which yields MTFFNVQLMTPQGEVSFQCPDDEYILDAAEQAGIDMSYSCRAGACSSCVGRLIQGTLDQSDQSFLDEEQIKDKYALLCVSYATSDLIVKTDCEEELW from the coding sequence ATGACATTTTTTAATGTTCAGCTAATGACTCCTCAAGGAGAGGTGTCATTTCAATGTCCTGATGATGAATATATTCTGGATGCTGCAGAGCAAGCGGGTATTGATATGTCGTACTCATGTCGCGCTGGCGCATGTAGTTCATGCGTAGGCCGGTTGATTCAAGGAACATTAGATCAGAGTGATCAAAGTTTTCTAGACGAGGAACAAATTAAAGATAAATATGCACTCTTATGTGTATCATATGCCACTTCTGATTTGATCGTCAAGACTGATTGTGAAGAAGAACTTTGGTGA